From Chryseobacterium salivictor, a single genomic window includes:
- a CDS encoding zinc-dependent metalloprotease: MKGLKNFFVLTVLVGFVNAATAQVKDTVVVKSDSSATAKAKPGAKKPEKIKPYKEVITDKAITDLGVLSVHKVQDKFYFEIPQTLLGKEFLLVSRLTKAAAGMRSGTSGYAGDQIGQNVITFEKGPQDKIFIKSISFVDYAKDSTSQMYNSVMRNNVHAIIMSFDIKAFGEDKKSYVIDATDMLDADNELVSFDATVKMGYKVGAFQKDKSYINFVKSFPNNIEINTTKTFAKTLGRLTVPPGQEKPVVSGNYTVEINSSLVLLPENKMQARYFDPRVGYFAVGYTDFDLDPQGVKRVSLIKRWRLEPKPQDLEKYKRGELVEPAKPIVFYIDPATPKKWVPYLMEGVNDWKKAFEKAGFKNAIYAKVPNTKDDPEWSLEDARFSAIVYKPSDVPNASGPSISDPRTGEILESHINWYHNVMLLLRNWYFVQASPNDPRARKMDFDDKLMGQLIRFVSSHEVGHTLGLRHNFGSSSTVPVEKLRDRNWLEKNGHTPSIMDYARFNYVAQPEDKVTEAGIMPRIGDYDDWAIEWGYRRFYQYNSPDKEKEHLNKWVITKLKNNRLWFGTESNPYDPRSQSEQVGDDAMIASAYGIKNLKRIVDNLQDWTKKPNEDFSNLSIMYDQVTGQFSRYLGHVSKYIGGQLETPKTIEQSGSVYEVVSKADQKRALEFLNQNIFTTPEWLLKKEVFQNTEKTPVNLVENLQTTVLNRILADNVLQMINQSQTEDADAYALVDYMNDLKENIFTNSTEDIYRRNLQRNYVESLIGLLNAKPSSANRFSRTAEVSKNSDVAAVVRGTLNNIKENIAVKKLADLVNKYHYEDLTYRIQKALDPK, translated from the coding sequence ATGAAAGGATTAAAGAATTTTTTTGTGCTTACTGTATTGGTAGGCTTTGTGAATGCCGCAACAGCGCAGGTTAAAGACACCGTGGTTGTCAAATCAGATTCTTCTGCAACTGCTAAAGCTAAACCTGGTGCAAAAAAACCAGAGAAGATAAAACCATACAAAGAAGTGATTACTGATAAAGCGATCACAGATTTAGGGGTTCTTTCCGTTCATAAAGTTCAGGACAAATTTTACTTTGAAATTCCACAGACGCTTCTGGGTAAAGAATTTTTATTGGTGAGCCGATTAACCAAAGCGGCTGCTGGAATGCGCTCGGGAACGAGTGGTTATGCAGGAGACCAGATTGGGCAGAATGTAATCACTTTTGAAAAAGGGCCGCAGGATAAAATTTTCATCAAATCGATTTCCTTCGTAGATTACGCAAAAGATTCTACCTCTCAAATGTATAATTCTGTAATGCGGAATAATGTGCACGCCATTATTATGTCTTTTGATATTAAGGCATTCGGAGAAGATAAAAAATCATACGTCATCGATGCCACAGATATGCTTGATGCAGACAACGAACTGGTATCCTTTGATGCCACCGTGAAAATGGGTTACAAAGTCGGCGCCTTCCAAAAAGACAAATCTTACATTAATTTTGTTAAATCTTTTCCCAATAATATTGAAATTAATACCACCAAAACTTTTGCTAAAACATTAGGGCGTCTTACAGTTCCACCTGGACAGGAAAAACCCGTAGTCAGCGGAAACTATACGGTAGAAATAAACTCTTCTCTGGTTTTGCTCCCGGAGAATAAAATGCAGGCAAGATACTTTGATCCTCGGGTGGGTTATTTCGCAGTGGGGTATACCGATTTTGATTTAGATCCTCAAGGAGTAAAAAGAGTTTCTTTGATTAAAAGATGGAGACTCGAACCGAAACCTCAAGATTTGGAAAAATATAAAAGAGGCGAGTTGGTAGAGCCCGCAAAACCGATTGTATTTTATATCGATCCGGCAACTCCTAAAAAATGGGTTCCGTATTTAATGGAAGGTGTTAATGATTGGAAGAAGGCCTTTGAAAAAGCAGGATTTAAAAATGCGATTTATGCTAAAGTTCCCAATACTAAAGATGATCCGGAATGGAGTTTAGAAGATGCCAGATTTTCTGCAATTGTTTACAAACCTTCTGATGTTCCCAATGCATCAGGTCCGTCGATTTCAGATCCCAGAACCGGAGAGATTTTAGAAAGCCATATCAATTGGTACCATAACGTAATGCTTTTGCTGCGGAATTGGTATTTTGTGCAGGCATCACCCAATGATCCGCGCGCAAGAAAGATGGATTTCGACGATAAATTAATGGGTCAGCTTATTCGTTTCGTTTCTTCTCATGAAGTGGGTCATACTTTAGGGTTAAGACATAATTTCGGATCCAGTTCAACCGTTCCGGTAGAGAAACTTCGTGATCGGAACTGGCTGGAAAAAAACGGTCATACACCGTCTATTATGGATTATGCCAGATTTAATTATGTTGCACAGCCAGAAGATAAAGTCACCGAAGCTGGCATAATGCCAAGAATTGGTGATTATGATGATTGGGCAATTGAGTGGGGTTACCGCCGGTTTTACCAATATAATTCTCCGGATAAAGAAAAAGAGCACCTTAATAAATGGGTGATTACCAAGTTGAAAAATAACCGTCTTTGGTTTGGTACGGAAAGTAATCCTTACGATCCACGTTCTCAGAGTGAACAGGTGGGTGATGATGCAATGATTGCAAGTGCCTACGGTATTAAAAATTTAAAACGGATTGTAGATAATCTTCAGGACTGGACGAAAAAACCTAATGAAGATTTCAGCAATCTTTCAATAATGTATGATCAGGTGACAGGACAGTTCTCGAGATATCTGGGACATGTGTCCAAATATATTGGCGGACAGTTAGAAACACCGAAAACAATTGAACAAAGTGGTTCTGTTTATGAAGTAGTTTCTAAAGCAGATCAGAAGCGGGCCTTAGAATTTTTAAATCAAAATATTTTTACAACACCGGAATGGCTTTTAAAGAAAGAAGTTTTTCAGAACACAGAGAAGACACCTGTTAATTTGGTGGAAAATCTTCAGACCACCGTTTTAAATAGAATTTTGGCAGACAATGTTCTTCAAATGATAAATCAGAGCCAAACGGAGGATGCAGATGCGTATGCATTGGTTGATTATATGAACGATTTGAAGGAAAATATTTTCACTAATTCAACCGAAGATATTTACCGGCGAAATCTACAACGCAATTACGTGGAGTCACTGATCGGTTTACTAAATGCGAAACCCTCATCGG